Proteins from a single region of Nerophis ophidion isolate RoL-2023_Sa linkage group LG08, RoL_Noph_v1.0, whole genome shotgun sequence:
- the crygmxl2 gene encoding crystallin, gamma MX, like 2, whose translation MGKIVFYEGRNFQGRHWECSSDCADTFRHFSCCNSVRVSGGHWVAYEKANYSGYQYILSPGEYPDHRTWMGFNDCIRSCQMFPPYRGSYKMRIYNRPDMAGQAMEFMDDCPDLYDRFRSHDIYSCNIMEGYWVFYEHPNYRGRQYFLRPGEYRACGDWGCHQPMVGSLRRMKIIFYEDRNFKGRHYECKSDCPEMQNYFSRCNSIRVESGCWVAYEKPNYGGYQYMLHKGDYPDYQRWAGFNDCIRSCRMVPPYNGSYRMKIFERSDFGGQNMELIEDCPDLNERFHTHDISSVNVMEGYWMLHEHPNYKGRQYFLRPGEYRRHSEWGSASPTIGSLRRVTEVN comes from the exons ATGGGAAAG ATCGTCTTCTACGAAGGCCGCAACTTCCAGGGCCGCCACTGGGAGTGCAGCAGCGACTGCGCGGACACCTTCCGGCACTTCAGCTGCTGCAACTCGGTCCGGGTGAGCGGCGGTCACTGGGTGGCCTACGAGAAGGCCAACTACTCGGGCTACCAGTACATCCTCAGCCCGGGAGAGTACCCCGACCACCGCACCTGGATGGGCTTCAACGACTGCATCCGCTCCTGCCAGATGTTCCCCCCC TACCGAGGATCCTACAAGATGAGGATCTACAACCGGCCGGACATGGCGGGACAAGCCATGGAGTTCATGGACGACTGCCCCGACCTCTATGACCGCTTCCGCTCCCACGACATCTACTCCTGCAACATCATGGAGGGTTACTGGGTCTTCTACGAGCACCCCAACTACCGGGGACGCCAGTACTTCCTGCGGCCGGGCGAGTACAGGGCCTGCGGCGACTGGGGCTGCCACCAACCCATGGTGGGCTCGCTCCGCAGGATGAAG ATTATATTCTACGAGGACCGCAACTTCAAGGGCCGTCACTACGAGTGCAAAAGTGACTGCCCGGAAATGCAGAACTACTTCAGCCGCTGCAACTCGATACGCGTGGAGAGCGGCTGCTGGGTGGCCTACGAGAAGCCCAACTACGGCGGCTACCAGTACATGCTGCACAAGGGTGACTACCCCGACTACCAGCGCTGGGCCGGCTTCAACGACTGCATCCGCTCCTGCCGCATGGTTCCACCC TACAACGGCAGCTACAGGATGAAGATCTTCGAGCGCTCCGATTTCGGCGGCCAGAACATGGAGCTAATAGAAGACTGCCCCGATCTGAACGAGCGCTTCCACACCCACGACATCTCCTCCGTCAACGTGATGGAGGGGTACTGGATGCTGCACGAGCACCCCAACTACAAGGGGCGCCAGTACTTCCTGCGCCCCGGCGAGTACCGCAGACACAGCGAGTGGGGCAGCGCCAGTCCTACCATCGGCTCTCTGAGGCGCGTCACCGAGGTCAATTGA